In a single window of the Dreissena polymorpha isolate Duluth1 chromosome 3, UMN_Dpol_1.0, whole genome shotgun sequence genome:
- the LOC127870794 gene encoding uncharacterized protein LOC127870794 isoform X1, with translation MFGMGCVESQEKKQHRFKPVSRPTKTGYVLYSDGTSKWKKVFVVLFQDSMVAWFESPKKKTPLCYVVLRNVCSMLVVGPVCKRIPNCPGKIPKKLSYSYMIAFPQWIQPGAAPGTISSPVCFFLCPNGNTMGSWMTSISEVLSFDPNAPYKPQYPTEPPPPYDHKPPATQAVGIIANGQQSWRRRSSGDDFSKGFLVGSALGYGYGHQWGWGWGWGWGYDPCFGWGYADYDFNVDVDVQIDNDNDNNYDNDGGDNDNDAGDNFDNASVADFGGNDFQDYDPVSAGDVNFDVIGGGYGGGDYGGDSGGGYGGGDYGGDSGGGAGCGGGGGDSGGGGGDSGGGGGCGGGGGCGGGGGCGGGGGG, from the exons CCGTAAGTCGCCCCACAAAGACTGGTTACGTGCTGTACAGTGATGGAACCAGCAAATGGAAGAAGGTGTTCGTGGTTCTGTTCCAGGACTCCATGGTGGCCTGGTTCGAGTCGCCGAAGAAGAAGACGCCGCTATGTTACGTAGTATTGAGG AACGTCTGCAGCATGCTTGTAGTGGGTCCCGTCTGCAAGCGGATCCCGAACTGTCCCGGAAAGATCCCTAAAAAATTGAGCTACAGTTACATGATAGCGTTCCCGCAGTGGATCCAGCCGGGAGCGGCGCCGGGAACCATATCAAGTCCTGTCTGCTTCTTCCTGTGTCCAAACGGAAACACAATGGG ATCTTGGATGACTTCAATATCTGAAGTG TTGAGTTTTGACCCCAACGCGCCGTACAAGCCGCAGTATCCTACCGAGCCCCCGCCGCCCTACGACCACAAGCCGCCGGCTACACAGGCCGTCGGCATCATAGCGAACGGTCAGCAAAGTTGGCGTAGACGCTCCAGTGGTGATGACTTTAGCAAAG GTTTTTTGGTCGGTTCGGCTCTAGGATACGGTTACGGTCATCAGTGGGGCTGGGGTTGGGGCTGGGGCTGGGGTTACGACCCATGTTTTGGGTGGGGGTACGCAGACTACGACTTTAACGTCGACGTTGACGTTCAAATTGACAATGATAATGACAACAATTACGATAATGATGGCGGGGATAATGACAATGATGCCGGCGACAACTTCGACAATGCCTCCGTTGCTGATTTCGGAGGGAATGATTTCCAAGATTATGATCCCGTTTCTGCAGGCGACGTCAACTTCGACGTTATTGGTGGGGGTTACGGTGGTGGTGATTACGGCGGCGATTCGGGTGGAGGCTACGGCGGTGGTGATTACGGTGGTGATTCCGGTGGTGGTGCCGGCTGTGGTGGGGGAGGAGGTGACAGTGGTGGTGGAGGCGGGGATAGCGGTGGCGGTGGAGGTTGTGGAGGAGGTGGTGGTTGTGGGGgaggtggtggttgtggtggtggggGAGGTGGTTAA
- the LOC127870794 gene encoding uncharacterized protein LOC127870794 isoform X2 translates to MGCVESQEKKQHRFKPVSRPTKTGYVLYSDGTSKWKKVFVVLFQDSMVAWFESPKKKTPLCYVVLRNVCSMLVVGPVCKRIPNCPGKIPKKLSYSYMIAFPQWIQPGAAPGTISSPVCFFLCPNGNTMGSWMTSISEVLSFDPNAPYKPQYPTEPPPPYDHKPPATQAVGIIANGQQSWRRRSSGDDFSKGFLVGSALGYGYGHQWGWGWGWGWGYDPCFGWGYADYDFNVDVDVQIDNDNDNNYDNDGGDNDNDAGDNFDNASVADFGGNDFQDYDPVSAGDVNFDVIGGGYGGGDYGGDSGGGYGGGDYGGDSGGGAGCGGGGGDSGGGGGDSGGGGGCGGGGGCGGGGGCGGGGGG, encoded by the exons ATGGGATGTGTGGAAAGTCAGGAGAAGAAACAACACAGGTTTAAAC CCGTAAGTCGCCCCACAAAGACTGGTTACGTGCTGTACAGTGATGGAACCAGCAAATGGAAGAAGGTGTTCGTGGTTCTGTTCCAGGACTCCATGGTGGCCTGGTTCGAGTCGCCGAAGAAGAAGACGCCGCTATGTTACGTAGTATTGAGG AACGTCTGCAGCATGCTTGTAGTGGGTCCCGTCTGCAAGCGGATCCCGAACTGTCCCGGAAAGATCCCTAAAAAATTGAGCTACAGTTACATGATAGCGTTCCCGCAGTGGATCCAGCCGGGAGCGGCGCCGGGAACCATATCAAGTCCTGTCTGCTTCTTCCTGTGTCCAAACGGAAACACAATGGG ATCTTGGATGACTTCAATATCTGAAGTG TTGAGTTTTGACCCCAACGCGCCGTACAAGCCGCAGTATCCTACCGAGCCCCCGCCGCCCTACGACCACAAGCCGCCGGCTACACAGGCCGTCGGCATCATAGCGAACGGTCAGCAAAGTTGGCGTAGACGCTCCAGTGGTGATGACTTTAGCAAAG GTTTTTTGGTCGGTTCGGCTCTAGGATACGGTTACGGTCATCAGTGGGGCTGGGGTTGGGGCTGGGGCTGGGGTTACGACCCATGTTTTGGGTGGGGGTACGCAGACTACGACTTTAACGTCGACGTTGACGTTCAAATTGACAATGATAATGACAACAATTACGATAATGATGGCGGGGATAATGACAATGATGCCGGCGACAACTTCGACAATGCCTCCGTTGCTGATTTCGGAGGGAATGATTTCCAAGATTATGATCCCGTTTCTGCAGGCGACGTCAACTTCGACGTTATTGGTGGGGGTTACGGTGGTGGTGATTACGGCGGCGATTCGGGTGGAGGCTACGGCGGTGGTGATTACGGTGGTGATTCCGGTGGTGGTGCCGGCTGTGGTGGGGGAGGAGGTGACAGTGGTGGTGGAGGCGGGGATAGCGGTGGCGGTGGAGGTTGTGGAGGAGGTGGTGGTTGTGGGGgaggtggtggttgtggtggtggggGAGGTGGTTAA
- the LOC127870794 gene encoding uncharacterized protein LOC127870794 isoform X3 yields MGCVESQEKKQHRFKPVSRPTKTGYVLYSDGTSKWKKVFVVLFQDSMVAWFESPKKKTPLCYVVLRNVCSMLVVGPVCKRIPNCPGKIPKKLSYSYMIAFPQWIQPGAAPGTISSPVCFFLCPNGNTMGSWMTSISEVLSFDPNAPYKPQYPTEPPPPYDHKPPATQAVGIIANGQQSWRRRSSGDDFSKGFLVGSALGYGYGHQWGWGWGWGWGYDPCFGWGYADYDFNVDVDVQIDNDNDNNYDNDGGDNDNDAGDNFDNASVADFGGNDFQDYDPVSAGDVNFDVIGGGYGGGDYGGDSGGGYGGGDYGGDSGGGAGCGGGGGDSGGGGGDSGGGGGCGGGGGCGGGGGCGGGGGG; encoded by the exons CCGTAAGTCGCCCCACAAAGACTGGTTACGTGCTGTACAGTGATGGAACCAGCAAATGGAAGAAGGTGTTCGTGGTTCTGTTCCAGGACTCCATGGTGGCCTGGTTCGAGTCGCCGAAGAAGAAGACGCCGCTATGTTACGTAGTATTGAGG AACGTCTGCAGCATGCTTGTAGTGGGTCCCGTCTGCAAGCGGATCCCGAACTGTCCCGGAAAGATCCCTAAAAAATTGAGCTACAGTTACATGATAGCGTTCCCGCAGTGGATCCAGCCGGGAGCGGCGCCGGGAACCATATCAAGTCCTGTCTGCTTCTTCCTGTGTCCAAACGGAAACACAATGGG ATCTTGGATGACTTCAATATCTGAAGTG TTGAGTTTTGACCCCAACGCGCCGTACAAGCCGCAGTATCCTACCGAGCCCCCGCCGCCCTACGACCACAAGCCGCCGGCTACACAGGCCGTCGGCATCATAGCGAACGGTCAGCAAAGTTGGCGTAGACGCTCCAGTGGTGATGACTTTAGCAAAG GTTTTTTGGTCGGTTCGGCTCTAGGATACGGTTACGGTCATCAGTGGGGCTGGGGTTGGGGCTGGGGCTGGGGTTACGACCCATGTTTTGGGTGGGGGTACGCAGACTACGACTTTAACGTCGACGTTGACGTTCAAATTGACAATGATAATGACAACAATTACGATAATGATGGCGGGGATAATGACAATGATGCCGGCGACAACTTCGACAATGCCTCCGTTGCTGATTTCGGAGGGAATGATTTCCAAGATTATGATCCCGTTTCTGCAGGCGACGTCAACTTCGACGTTATTGGTGGGGGTTACGGTGGTGGTGATTACGGCGGCGATTCGGGTGGAGGCTACGGCGGTGGTGATTACGGTGGTGATTCCGGTGGTGGTGCCGGCTGTGGTGGGGGAGGAGGTGACAGTGGTGGTGGAGGCGGGGATAGCGGTGGCGGTGGAGGTTGTGGAGGAGGTGGTGGTTGTGGGGgaggtggtggttgtggtggtggggGAGGTGGTTAA